Proteins encoded together in one Pseudomonas oryzicola window:
- a CDS encoding RidA family protein, producing the protein MIIDRIQPNPRLSAAVTYGDLVFLSGQVPGDATDATGQTAQVLEKIDALLAEAGSDKDHLLSATIYLKDIGRDFAAMNDVWSAWLSPGQAPSRTTLQAELARPQVLVEISVIAARR; encoded by the coding sequence ATGATCATTGACCGCATCCAGCCCAACCCACGCCTGTCCGCCGCGGTGACCTATGGCGACTTGGTGTTTCTCTCCGGCCAGGTGCCGGGTGACGCCACCGATGCCACCGGCCAGACTGCCCAGGTACTGGAAAAAATCGACGCACTGCTGGCCGAGGCAGGCAGCGACAAAGACCACCTGCTCAGCGCGACCATCTACCTGAAGGACATCGGCAGGGATTTCGCCGCGATGAATGACGTCTGGTCCGCCTGGTTGTCGCCCGGCCAGGCCCCCAGCCGCACCACCTTGCAGGCCGAACTGGCACGCCCGCAGGTGCTGGTGGAAATATCCGTGATCGCGGCACGCCGCTGA
- a CDS encoding transporter substrate-binding domain-containing protein, which produces MQKITLIGCTLALLLGAQAHADEATLGPTLSKIAKANSITLGYRDASVPFSYVGDHSGQPMGYSVDLANKIVERVRQKLALPELKVKYNLVTSQSRIPLVQNGTVDLECGSTGVTAERQKQVAFSYGFIYVKGQLLTAKDSGIKSFADLRGKNVVTTAGTTNERYLKSYNVDHKMDMFVVSAKDHGEAFQMLQSGRAAAFYMDDALLYGERAKARDPHNWIVVGEEQSREIYSCMVRKGDPQFLALVNASLGELYSSGEINGIYQRWFQQPIPPKGLNLEFPMTSELKAIFAKPVSDPVQ; this is translated from the coding sequence ATGCAAAAAATCACGTTGATCGGTTGCACCCTCGCCCTGCTGCTAGGTGCCCAGGCCCATGCTGACGAAGCAACGTTGGGGCCCACGCTAAGCAAGATTGCCAAAGCCAACAGCATCACCCTGGGCTATCGCGATGCTTCAGTGCCGTTCTCCTACGTGGGCGACCATTCGGGCCAACCCATGGGCTACTCGGTCGACCTGGCAAACAAGATCGTCGAGCGTGTGCGGCAGAAGCTGGCTTTGCCCGAACTCAAGGTGAAGTACAACCTGGTGACCTCGCAGAGCCGCATTCCCCTGGTGCAGAACGGGACCGTTGACCTGGAGTGCGGCTCGACCGGCGTCACCGCAGAGCGGCAGAAACAGGTGGCGTTTTCCTATGGGTTCATCTATGTCAAAGGTCAGTTGCTGACGGCCAAGGACAGCGGGATCAAAAGTTTCGCCGACCTGCGCGGCAAGAATGTGGTGACCACCGCCGGCACCACCAACGAACGCTACCTGAAAAGCTACAACGTCGATCACAAGATGGACATGTTCGTGGTCAGCGCCAAGGACCATGGCGAAGCCTTCCAGATGCTGCAGTCCGGCCGGGCGGCGGCGTTCTACATGGACGATGCGCTACTTTACGGCGAGCGCGCCAAGGCCCGTGATCCGCACAACTGGATAGTGGTCGGGGAAGAGCAGTCGCGGGAAATCTACAGCTGCATGGTGCGCAAGGGTGACCCGCAGTTCCTCGCTCTGGTGAACGCGTCGCTGGGCGAGCTGTACAGCTCAGGGGAAATCAACGGCATCTACCAACGCTGGTTCCAACAGCCAATCCCGCCTAAAGGCTTGAACCTGGAATTCCCGATGACCAGCGAACTCAAGGCCATCTTTGCCAAGCCGGTGAGCGACCCGGTGCAGTAA
- a CDS encoding trypsin-like peptidase domain-containing protein produces the protein MDGGILINDCLNPSTTPEDLAFMLGTSYNKIKRFYYDRDMSANYRHFTIPKKNGEPRHILAPENWLKTLQIRLARRLTLLYTPRKGVTGFIKESGIVVNADKHKRSSYVFNVDLQDFFPSINFHRLRGMLIAKPYSLLPQTASVIAHLCTYRGSLPQGAPTSPVLSNMFCASMDRKLYELAIRHKATYSRYADDITFSFYCPLRYVSSAIVKASGRQGELSHYKATLGDELKSIINNFGFVENERKVRLLSRTEQQLVTGLLANAKANIDRRYIRKTAAMIHSLERDGETVANERRKEQNADSSTPLAAHVQGRLLFLHQVLGKTSPVYARLANRFNVLPLKFKVPPPQLTTSEREAIIAVSKFVRAKCWVVQVAIDVNDDCIIAQGSGFMIESGILVTCAHVLEEKGVTVDECEIYQVDDDGQKLTAEVIYRNRAIDIAILKVHDCGTQEFFHLETDEEPNIGDQVVILGFPNVKDGARVGVIQARISNKYPLYKPEVMHSEVDKMLYPGNSGGPVINSRQRVVGIAAKGAAGSSEGQNSFIRVSELIKILPALKERL, from the coding sequence ATGGATGGGGGCATCCTCATTAATGATTGTTTGAATCCAAGCACTACACCAGAAGATTTGGCATTCATGCTTGGCACTTCATACAACAAGATCAAGCGCTTTTATTACGATCGCGACATGAGCGCAAACTACCGGCACTTCACCATACCCAAAAAAAATGGTGAGCCGCGTCATATATTAGCGCCTGAGAACTGGCTAAAAACTTTACAAATACGCTTAGCTAGAAGACTGACCCTTCTCTATACCCCTAGAAAAGGCGTTACAGGCTTCATTAAAGAATCCGGAATCGTCGTAAACGCTGACAAGCACAAGCGCAGCAGCTATGTGTTCAACGTTGACCTACAGGACTTCTTCCCCTCAATTAATTTTCATCGATTAAGGGGTATGCTTATAGCTAAGCCATACTCACTACTACCTCAAACAGCAAGCGTCATAGCGCACCTCTGCACATACAGAGGTTCGCTTCCACAGGGCGCACCCACATCACCAGTTTTATCGAACATGTTTTGTGCCAGCATGGATCGGAAACTTTATGAATTGGCGATTAGGCACAAAGCAACTTATTCACGGTACGCCGATGACATAACTTTTTCATTTTATTGCCCCTTGCGCTACGTTAGTTCAGCAATCGTCAAAGCATCCGGAAGACAAGGCGAGCTAAGTCACTACAAAGCCACGCTAGGCGATGAGTTAAAATCAATAATCAACAACTTCGGCTTTGTTGAAAACGAGCGCAAGGTTCGTTTATTGTCGCGTACGGAACAGCAACTAGTCACTGGTTTACTAGCTAACGCAAAGGCTAATATTGACCGGAGATATATCCGCAAAACGGCGGCGATGATCCATTCGCTAGAGCGCGATGGTGAGACCGTAGCGAACGAGCGGCGTAAGGAGCAAAACGCAGACTCCTCAACGCCATTGGCGGCTCACGTTCAGGGAAGGCTCCTCTTCCTTCATCAGGTTTTAGGGAAGACTTCGCCTGTATATGCCCGACTGGCCAACCGATTTAACGTCCTTCCTTTAAAGTTCAAGGTTCCGCCACCACAGCTTACAACCTCAGAGCGCGAAGCTATTATCGCAGTAAGCAAATTCGTTCGCGCCAAATGCTGGGTCGTACAAGTGGCTATAGACGTAAATGATGATTGCATCATAGCGCAAGGCTCAGGATTCATGATCGAAAGCGGGATCTTGGTTACATGCGCGCACGTCCTAGAGGAAAAAGGCGTAACCGTAGATGAGTGCGAAATATACCAAGTAGACGATGACGGCCAGAAGTTAACAGCTGAAGTCATATATCGCAACAGAGCAATAGACATAGCAATCCTAAAGGTACATGACTGCGGCACCCAGGAATTCTTTCACTTGGAAACCGATGAAGAGCCAAACATCGGCGACCAAGTAGTTATCCTTGGATTCCCAAATGTCAAAGACGGCGCAAGGGTTGGTGTTATTCAGGCTAGAATTTCGAATAAATACCCGCTATACAAACCTGAGGTAATGCATTCCGAAGTTGATAAAATGCTCTACCCAGGCAATAGTGGCGGCCCTGTTATTAACTCTCGCCAGCGAGTGGTTGGAATCGCAGCCAAAGGAGCTGCCGGCAGCTCTGAGGGGCAGAATAGCTTTATACGCGTCTCTGAACTTATAAAAATTCTACCTGCGCTGAAAGAACGACTGTAG
- a CDS encoding D-amino acid dehydrogenase, giving the protein MAKHVCIIGGGVIGLATAYALVRDGVEVTLVEARDSLGSETSFANGGQLSYRYVAPLADAGVPLQAIGWMLRGDSPLRLRPRFDPAQWRWMAAFLGACRSSVNRANAGHLLRLALLSQSTLQAWREEDGLGDFNWRRNGKLVTFRQTSSFEHARNNLAAPQQQQVLSHADCARLDPALAEAPFVGAVYTPDEEVGDCHAFCQQLAVRLRASGRCQFRLGQAVSGIRHAHGAVSAIELGDEVLPVEHLVVAAGHRSALLALPGVDLPLYPLKGYSLTVPIGTQHRAPDLSITDYDRKIVYARIGAQLRVAAMVDIVGFDPSLDPKRLALLKRQARETFANAGDYDYAVEWAGMRPATPSGVPLLGATAYRNLWLNLGHGALGFTLACASARLLSELIGQRRPAIDLQGFTPRAA; this is encoded by the coding sequence ATGGCAAAGCATGTATGCATCATTGGCGGTGGCGTGATTGGCCTGGCAACGGCTTACGCCCTGGTGCGCGACGGCGTTGAGGTGACGCTGGTCGAGGCTCGCGATTCGCTGGGCAGTGAAACCAGCTTCGCCAACGGCGGCCAGTTGTCCTATCGCTACGTGGCGCCCCTGGCGGATGCCGGTGTGCCGTTGCAGGCCATTGGCTGGATGCTGCGCGGTGACTCACCGCTGAGATTGCGCCCACGCTTCGATCCGGCACAGTGGCGTTGGATGGCCGCGTTCCTCGGTGCTTGCCGCTCCTCGGTCAACCGCGCCAATGCAGGCCACCTGTTGCGCCTCGCGCTGTTGAGCCAGTCGACCTTGCAGGCCTGGCGAGAAGAAGATGGCCTGGGTGATTTCAACTGGCGGCGCAACGGCAAGCTGGTCACCTTCCGCCAGACCAGCAGCTTCGAACATGCACGCAACAACCTTGCCGCGCCCCAGCAGCAGCAGGTGCTGTCGCACGCCGACTGCGCCCGCCTGGACCCGGCGCTGGCGGAGGCGCCCTTTGTCGGCGCCGTCTATACCCCGGATGAAGAAGTCGGTGATTGCCACGCTTTCTGCCAGCAACTGGCGGTGCGCTTGCGGGCGTCGGGACGTTGCCAGTTCCGCCTGGGCCAGGCTGTGTCCGGCATTCGCCATGCGCATGGCGCGGTGAGTGCGATCGAGCTGGGTGACGAAGTGCTGCCGGTGGAGCACCTGGTGGTTGCTGCCGGCCATCGCAGTGCGTTGCTGGCACTGCCGGGCGTCGACCTGCCGCTGTACCCGCTCAAGGGTTACAGCCTGACCGTACCGATCGGCACCCAGCACCGGGCGCCAGACCTGAGCATCACCGATTACGACCGCAAGATCGTCTACGCCCGCATCGGTGCGCAGTTGCGGGTGGCGGCGATGGTCGACATCGTCGGTTTCGACCCGTCGCTCGACCCCAAGCGCCTGGCCCTGCTCAAACGCCAGGCTCGCGAAACCTTCGCCAATGCCGGCGACTATGACTACGCCGTCGAATGGGCCGGCATGCGGCCGGCAACCCCTAGCGGCGTACCGCTGCTAGGCGCAACGGCGTATCGCAACCTGTGGCTGAACCTTGGCCACGGCGCGCTGGGTTTCACCCTGGCCTGCGCCAGCGCACGCCTGCTCAGCGAACTGATTGGCCAGCGCCGCCCCGCCATCGACCTGCAGGGTTTTACCCCCCGTGCGGCCTGA
- a CDS encoding tail assembly protein, translating to MTGTVIDYAPKTKIRLGGFLGKKYGKHHHFVLERGDAKEAAKALDANYPGFARDLAEAEGRGLRFAVFKNGKNIGEGDLERGGARELWFVPVIHGSKRGGLLQTVLGVALIVAASFATGGLAAGLMGAGIANVAGGVLQMLSPQASGLSHSGSPENLASYAFGSAKNTTASGLPVPICIGERRWGGAIISASIMAQDKA from the coding sequence ATGACTGGGACCGTGATCGACTATGCGCCAAAAACCAAAATCCGCCTGGGCGGTTTCTTGGGCAAGAAATACGGCAAGCACCATCACTTCGTGCTAGAGCGCGGTGACGCAAAAGAGGCCGCCAAAGCGCTGGATGCGAACTATCCGGGCTTCGCCCGTGACCTGGCTGAAGCTGAGGGTCGCGGCCTACGCTTCGCCGTGTTCAAGAATGGCAAAAACATTGGTGAGGGTGACCTGGAACGAGGCGGCGCACGGGAGCTCTGGTTTGTCCCCGTCATTCACGGCAGTAAGCGGGGCGGTCTGTTGCAGACTGTGCTTGGCGTAGCACTGATCGTCGCCGCTTCGTTCGCCACAGGCGGCCTAGCTGCCGGCCTGATGGGCGCAGGGATTGCCAACGTAGCGGGAGGGGTTCTGCAGATGCTTAGCCCACAGGCTAGCGGACTAAGCCACAGCGGCTCGCCCGAGAACCTAGCGAGCTATGCCTTCGGCAGCGCCAAGAACACCACAGCCAGCGGCTTACCAGTGCCAATTTGCATCGGCGAGCGGCGCTGGGGCGGGGCCATCATCTCGGCATCGATCATGGCGCAGGACAAAGCTTAA
- a CDS encoding LysR family transcriptional regulator produces MRLRHIEIFQAIRQTGSVSGAAQLLHVSQPAVTKVLQHAEQQLGFPLFLRVRGKLQPTPEALELEREVDKVTESLQGVRRLAQSLRREPGHSLRIGATPALALALLPPAIHEWTQRYPDIACELSSAHSRELVQNLLMREIDVALTLQQPDHPALKAQALASGVLVALAPAGYWPPADEGKPLPLTALADAPLIGLSSADPLSARLDSYLKAVEPPPRVSIAVQTYSLARAMVESGAGLAVIDPFTAFGASPGATTIRPLAPALPISLYAVTRAAEPSAHTLSELLAIFSSRAQGQLDRWR; encoded by the coding sequence ATGCGCCTTCGCCATATCGAGATTTTCCAGGCCATCCGCCAGACCGGCTCGGTCAGCGGTGCCGCGCAGTTGCTGCACGTGTCCCAGCCAGCCGTGACCAAGGTGCTGCAACACGCCGAGCAGCAGCTGGGCTTCCCGTTGTTTCTGCGGGTGCGCGGCAAGCTGCAGCCGACGCCCGAAGCGCTGGAGCTGGAGCGTGAGGTCGACAAGGTCACGGAGAGCCTGCAAGGGGTGCGCCGCCTGGCGCAAAGCCTGCGTCGTGAGCCGGGCCACAGCCTGCGCATCGGTGCGACCCCGGCGCTGGCGCTGGCGCTGTTGCCGCCGGCGATTCACGAGTGGACCCAGCGTTATCCGGACATCGCCTGTGAACTGTCCAGCGCCCACAGCCGCGAACTGGTGCAGAACCTGCTGATGCGCGAGATCGACGTCGCCCTGACCCTGCAGCAGCCCGATCACCCTGCGCTCAAGGCGCAGGCGCTGGCCAGCGGGGTGTTGGTGGCGTTGGCACCGGCAGGTTATTGGCCGCCAGCGGATGAGGGCAAGCCGCTGCCGTTGACGGCGCTGGCCGATGCGCCCTTGATCGGCCTGAGCAGCGCCGACCCGCTGTCGGCCCGCCTCGACAGCTACCTCAAGGCGGTAGAGCCACCGCCACGGGTGAGCATTGCGGTGCAGACCTATTCGCTGGCCAGGGCGATGGTCGAATCCGGGGCAGGGCTGGCGGTCATCGACCCGTTCACCGCGTTTGGCGCATCGCCTGGGGCGACCACCATTCGTCCGCTGGCACCGGCGCTGCCGATCAGCTTGTATGCGGTGACCCGCGCTGCCGAGCCGTCAGCGCATACCCTGAGCGAGCTGCTGGCCATCTTCAGCAGCCGTGCCCAGGGGCAGCTGGACCGTTGGCGCTGA